A genomic region of Kribbella sp. NBC_00382 contains the following coding sequences:
- the uraD gene encoding 2-oxo-4-hydroxy-4-carboxy-5-ureidoimidazoline decarboxylase, with the protein MKAETRPSRASRHPVDEVLSPGKLAVYGTQHVLAFYAGAVIVPILLANSIGLSTAQLVHLINADLFTCGIASIIQSVGFWKVGVRLPLLQGVTFTAVSPMIAIGLAAGGGTDGLLVIYGAVLVAGLATFFIAPFFSKLIRYFPPVVTGSVITIIGLALLPVAAGDATGGAGPTSDPTSGKNLAYALGTLALIVLIQRVFKGFMATVAVLVGLVVGTLVAWSFGDAHFGAVGDAAWVGVTQPFYFGWPKFSIAAIISMVVVMLITAVETTGDVFATGEIVQKRITRNDIARALRADGLATTIGGIFNSFPYTCFAENVGLVRLTRVKSRWVVATAGGIMILLGLIPKAGAIVAGIPHPVLGGAALAMFATVAVVGFQTLAKVDFHDHRNVVIVATSVGLAMYVTAQPQISQAVPDWAEIIFGSGITLGSLTAIGLNLLFHHVGKDFGPAVAGQPNRTGLVRLDQVNKMSRDEFVQTFSGLFQGPTWMVERAWEMRPFTDTHALRRSFQEALFSGSPEEQRELIGSYPQLGSQFVADGLSGEASLRDQATRGLTFLPEPDRDELAAITAEYKERFGFPLVISVRDAESFDRIVEQGRVRLGNCENQEHAAALLEIAKIAGYRFDDFLQDANPIHSARTRWSRP; encoded by the coding sequence ATGAAGGCAGAAACGCGACCGAGCCGCGCAAGTCGTCATCCTGTCGACGAAGTGCTCTCGCCGGGCAAGCTCGCCGTCTACGGCACCCAGCACGTGCTGGCCTTCTATGCCGGCGCGGTGATCGTACCGATCCTGCTAGCGAACTCGATCGGCCTGAGCACGGCGCAGCTGGTGCACCTGATCAACGCCGACCTGTTCACCTGCGGTATCGCCTCGATCATCCAGTCGGTCGGCTTCTGGAAGGTCGGTGTCCGGCTGCCGCTGCTGCAGGGCGTGACCTTCACGGCAGTCTCGCCGATGATCGCCATCGGCCTCGCAGCCGGCGGCGGTACGGACGGCCTGCTGGTCATCTACGGCGCGGTCCTGGTGGCCGGGCTGGCGACCTTCTTCATCGCCCCGTTCTTCAGCAAGCTGATCCGGTACTTCCCACCCGTCGTCACGGGCTCGGTGATCACGATCATCGGGCTGGCCCTGCTGCCGGTGGCCGCCGGGGACGCGACCGGCGGCGCGGGACCGACCTCGGACCCGACCAGTGGCAAGAACCTCGCCTATGCACTCGGGACGCTCGCGCTGATCGTGCTCATCCAGCGAGTCTTCAAGGGCTTCATGGCCACGGTCGCAGTACTGGTCGGCCTGGTCGTCGGGACCCTGGTCGCGTGGAGCTTCGGTGACGCGCACTTCGGTGCGGTCGGCGACGCGGCCTGGGTCGGCGTGACCCAGCCCTTCTACTTCGGCTGGCCCAAGTTCTCGATCGCCGCGATCATCTCGATGGTCGTCGTCATGCTGATCACCGCGGTGGAGACCACCGGTGACGTGTTCGCGACCGGCGAGATCGTGCAGAAGCGGATCACCCGCAACGACATCGCCCGGGCGCTGCGCGCCGACGGCCTGGCCACCACGATCGGCGGCATCTTCAACTCCTTCCCCTATACCTGCTTCGCCGAGAATGTCGGGCTGGTCCGGCTGACCCGGGTGAAGAGCCGCTGGGTGGTCGCCACGGCCGGCGGGATCATGATCCTGCTCGGCCTGATCCCCAAGGCGGGCGCGATCGTGGCCGGCATCCCGCACCCTGTGCTCGGCGGCGCCGCCCTGGCGATGTTCGCCACCGTCGCGGTGGTCGGTTTCCAGACGCTGGCCAAGGTCGACTTCCACGACCACCGCAACGTGGTGATCGTGGCGACCAGCGTCGGCCTGGCGATGTACGTCACCGCGCAGCCGCAGATCTCCCAGGCGGTACCGGACTGGGCCGAGATCATCTTCGGCAGCGGCATCACGCTCGGCAGCCTGACCGCGATCGGGCTGAACCTGCTCTTCCACCACGTCGGCAAGGACTTCGGCCCCGCGGTGGCCGGCCAACCGAACCGTACCGGGCTGGTCCGGCTCGACCAGGTGAACAAGATGAGCCGCGACGAGTTCGTACAGACCTTCTCCGGGCTGTTCCAGGGACCGACCTGGATGGTCGAACGGGCCTGGGAGATGCGGCCGTTCACCGATACGCATGCCTTGCGCCGGTCGTTCCAGGAGGCGCTCTTCTCCGGGTCGCCTGAGGAGCAGCGCGAGCTGATCGGGTCGTATCCGCAGCTCGGCTCGCAGTTCGTCGCCGACGGGCTCAGTGGCGAGGCCTCACTGCGCGATCAGGCGACTCGAGGGCTGACCTTCCTGCCGGAGCCCGACCGGGACGAGTTGGCGGCGATCACCGCGGAGTACAAGGAGCGGTTCGGCTTCCCGCTCGTCATCTCGGTCAGGGACGCGGAGTCGTTCGACCGGATCGTCGAGCAGGGCCGGGTACGGCTCGGCAACTGCGAGAACCAGGAGCACGCCGCCGCGCTGCTGGAGATCGCGAAGATCGCCGGCTACCGCTTCGACGACTTCCTGCAGGACGCGAACCCCATCCACAGTGCAAGGACCCGCTGGAGCCGACCATGA
- a CDS encoding hydroxypyruvate isomerase family protein, protein MSHALRHAVNCSILFTELPLLERPAAAREAGFEAVEFWWPFAEAVPGDAEVEGFVTAIRDAGVQLVGLNFFAGDMPGGDRGLVSWPKRSGEFRDNVDVTVGIGEQLGCRAFNALYGNRIDSALEQDELAVENLALAARAADRIGATVLVEPVSGAERYPLRTAADVLGVIDRVRAASGVQNLGLLADLYHLAVNGDDVDRVIAEHTDRIAHVQIADAPGRNEPGTGSLPLDAQLAALEANGYSGWVSLEYKPATSTNDSFGWLPRSRRGLPTS, encoded by the coding sequence ATGAGCCACGCGCTGCGCCACGCCGTGAACTGCTCGATCCTGTTCACAGAGCTGCCGCTGCTGGAGCGCCCGGCGGCTGCCCGGGAGGCTGGGTTCGAGGCGGTCGAGTTCTGGTGGCCGTTCGCTGAGGCGGTACCGGGTGATGCCGAGGTCGAGGGGTTTGTGACCGCGATCCGGGATGCCGGCGTGCAGCTGGTCGGGCTCAACTTCTTCGCCGGGGACATGCCTGGTGGTGATCGCGGGCTGGTGTCGTGGCCCAAGCGGTCGGGGGAGTTCCGGGACAACGTCGACGTGACGGTCGGCATCGGCGAGCAGCTCGGGTGCCGGGCGTTCAATGCGCTCTACGGCAACCGCATCGACAGCGCTCTTGAGCAGGATGAGCTTGCCGTCGAGAATCTTGCGTTGGCGGCGCGGGCTGCTGATCGGATCGGCGCGACGGTGCTGGTCGAGCCGGTCAGTGGGGCTGAGCGGTATCCGCTGCGGACGGCCGCCGATGTGCTCGGTGTCATCGATCGGGTGCGGGCGGCTTCCGGAGTACAGAATCTTGGGTTGCTCGCGGATCTGTACCACCTCGCGGTCAACGGTGATGACGTCGATCGGGTGATCGCCGAGCACACCGACCGGATCGCGCATGTGCAGATCGCGGATGCTCCTGGCCGCAACGAGCCCGGTACCGGGTCACTCCCGCTCGACGCTCAGCTCGCTGCGCTCGAGGCGAACGGCTACTCCGGCTGGGTCTCGCTCGAGTACAAGCCGGCCACTTCCACCAACGACAGCTTCGGCTGGCTGCCGCGTTCGCGCCGCGGCCTGCCTACTTCTTAG
- a CDS encoding 2-hydroxy-3-oxopropionate reductase: MTNIAFIGLGIMGNPMAVHLANAGHVVAGFDHSPERAVALVEAGGRAAESLADAVKGADVICVMVPDSPDVEQVLTGEEGVFQLAETGTLIIDFSSIRPDVTQQLAERARAVGFRMLDAPVSGGEAGARNAALSIMVGGEADDFAIAKPLFDAVGKTVVHVGPSGSGQTVKAANQLIVAANIQAVSEALVFLEAYGVDTKAALEVLGGGLAGSAVLQQKKENMLSRSFQPGFRIDLHHKDMGIVTAAAREAGVVVPLGALVAQLVASARANGDGGLDHSALLRGVERLSGKVVA, from the coding sequence ATGACGAATATTGCTTTCATCGGCCTCGGCATCATGGGCAATCCGATGGCTGTCCATCTGGCCAACGCCGGTCACGTAGTTGCTGGCTTCGACCACAGCCCGGAGCGTGCTGTCGCGCTGGTCGAGGCCGGCGGGCGGGCGGCCGAGTCGCTGGCCGACGCGGTCAAGGGGGCCGACGTGATCTGCGTGATGGTGCCGGACTCGCCCGACGTGGAGCAGGTGCTGACCGGGGAGGAAGGGGTCTTCCAGCTGGCCGAGACCGGCACGCTGATCATCGACTTCTCCAGCATTAGGCCCGATGTCACGCAGCAGCTTGCCGAGCGGGCGCGGGCGGTTGGGTTCCGGATGCTCGATGCTCCTGTCTCCGGTGGTGAGGCTGGGGCTCGGAACGCTGCGCTGTCGATCATGGTCGGTGGTGAGGCGGACGACTTCGCGATCGCCAAGCCGTTGTTCGATGCCGTGGGTAAGACCGTTGTCCACGTCGGGCCGAGTGGTTCGGGGCAGACGGTTAAGGCCGCTAACCAGCTGATCGTCGCGGCGAACATCCAGGCGGTGTCAGAGGCGCTGGTGTTCCTGGAGGCGTACGGGGTGGACACAAAGGCCGCGCTGGAGGTGCTCGGCGGCGGGCTGGCGGGATCGGCGGTGCTTCAGCAGAAGAAGGAGAACATGTTGTCGCGCTCCTTCCAGCCAGGGTTCCGGATCGATCTGCATCACAAGGACATGGGGATCGTGACGGCGGCGGCCCGCGAGGCTGGCGTGGTCGTCCCGCTGGGGGCTTTGGTTGCTCAGCTGGTCGCATCGGCTCGGGCCAACGGCGATGGCGGGCTCGACCACTCCGCGCTGCTGCGTGGCGTCGAGCGGCTGTCGGGGAAGGTTGTGGCCTGA
- a CDS encoding xanthine dehydrogenase small subunit, whose protein sequence is MTTIKVNGTDASLDGVPVHTTVLDWLRDRGLTGAKEGCAEGECGACSVLVARPGIDTPTQWTAINACLLPAASLDGQEIITSEGLGKSTELHPVQQEMAVRGGSQCGFCTPGFVCSMAAEYYRADRTPSASCEHEHGPNGFDLHALSGNLCRCTGYRPIRDAAYALGDPAADDTLAARRSSPPPPPVATRLTVDGAEFIRPATLAEVLEILTECPEARIVAGSTDAGVEVNIRGLRPPLVVAVDRLAELREFTWHPQPGEAYGLSKVDEPGQPDGLGEVGRASGPGEVRIGAALTLSEIERLLAGRVPLLAQVFPQFASRLIRNGATIGGNLGTGSPIGDTPPALLALDASLVLTSTRGERTVALADYFTGYRQTLKAPDELIRSIVVPLPLAPMTAFHKIAKRRFDDISSVAIGYAVEVVDGVVRQARIGLGGVAATPLRARATEDALIGQPWTEQSVREAAGVLAGEGTPMDDHRASSAYRSAMLGQSLLRFFAQHLAAEGVSA, encoded by the coding sequence ATGACGACGATCAAGGTGAACGGCACAGACGCCAGCCTCGACGGCGTACCTGTCCACACCACCGTGCTGGACTGGCTCCGCGACCGAGGACTGACCGGAGCCAAGGAAGGCTGCGCCGAGGGCGAGTGCGGTGCCTGCTCGGTACTGGTCGCCCGCCCGGGCATCGACACCCCCACCCAGTGGACGGCCATCAACGCCTGCCTTCTGCCCGCAGCATCCCTCGACGGCCAGGAGATCATCACCTCGGAAGGCCTCGGCAAGAGCACTGAGCTGCACCCGGTCCAACAGGAGATGGCAGTCCGCGGCGGATCCCAGTGTGGCTTCTGTACTCCGGGCTTCGTGTGCAGCATGGCCGCCGAGTACTACCGCGCAGACCGCACTCCGTCCGCCTCTTGCGAGCATGAGCACGGCCCCAACGGCTTCGACCTCCATGCGTTGAGCGGCAACCTCTGCCGCTGCACCGGCTACCGCCCCATCCGCGACGCCGCCTACGCTTTGGGTGATCCGGCCGCCGACGACACGCTCGCGGCCCGCCGGTCGTCACCCCCTCCTCCCCCGGTCGCCACCCGCCTAACTGTCGACGGAGCGGAGTTCATCCGCCCGGCCACCTTGGCCGAGGTCCTGGAGATCCTCACCGAGTGCCCCGAGGCCCGAATCGTCGCCGGCTCCACCGACGCCGGCGTAGAGGTCAACATCCGAGGCCTCCGGCCCCCACTCGTCGTAGCCGTCGACCGCCTGGCCGAACTCCGTGAGTTCACGTGGCACCCCCAGCCAGGCGAGGCCTACGGCCTCAGCAAGGTGGACGAGCCCGGTCAGCCCGATGGGCTGGGTGAGGTTGGTCGGGCCAGCGGGCCGGGCGAGGTGCGGATCGGCGCTGCGTTGACGTTGAGCGAGATCGAGCGGTTGCTCGCGGGACGGGTGCCGTTGCTGGCTCAGGTGTTTCCGCAGTTTGCTTCTCGGTTGATTCGCAACGGGGCGACGATCGGCGGCAACCTTGGGACTGGGTCGCCGATTGGTGATACTCCACCGGCGCTGCTCGCCCTCGACGCATCGCTGGTCCTCACCTCGACCCGCGGTGAGCGCACCGTCGCCCTCGCCGACTACTTCACTGGCTACCGGCAGACGCTGAAGGCGCCGGATGAGTTGATTCGGAGCATCGTGGTGCCGTTGCCGTTGGCACCGATGACCGCGTTCCACAAGATTGCCAAGCGGCGGTTCGACGACATCTCAAGCGTTGCGATCGGGTACGCCGTGGAGGTCGTCGACGGAGTGGTTCGGCAGGCGCGGATCGGGCTCGGTGGAGTGGCGGCCACGCCGTTGCGTGCGCGAGCGACGGAGGACGCGTTGATCGGCCAGCCGTGGACCGAGCAGAGCGTCCGCGAAGCGGCCGGAGTACTGGCCGGGGAGGGGACTCCGATGGACGATCACCGGGCTAGTTCGGCGTACCGGTCGGCGATGCTTGGGCAGTCGTTGCTCCGCTTCTTTGCTCAGCACCTTGCAGCCGAGGGGGTCAGCGCATGA
- the xdhB gene encoding xanthine dehydrogenase molybdopterin binding subunit: protein MSSLSLRPENSIVGLPLPHESAALHVTGEALYTDDLVQRTRDVLHAWPVQSPHAHARILDLRVKPAYDVPGVVRVLTSEDVPGVNDAGVKHDEPLFPSEAMFHGHAICWVLGETLEAARLGALAVEVEYEELPSLVTVREAIAAGNFQGIGRHLENGDVEAALSSAPHVFEGEFEFAGQEHFYLETNSALALIDEGGQIFVQSSTQHPSETQEIIAHVLGVASHAVTVQCLRMGGGFGGKEMQPHGFAAIAALGATLTGRPVRLRLNRTQDVTMTGKRHGFHSSWRVGFDDEGHLVALDATLTADGGWSLDLSEPVLARAMCHIDNGYSIPNVRVDGRIAKTNKTSQTAFRGFGGPQGMLVIEDILGRCAPQLGYDAMELRRRNFYQSGDSTPYGMPVRHAERLEACWSEVLETGDIEQRKTEIAEFNATHPHLKRAIAMTPVKFGISFNLTAFNQAGALVHVYKDGSVLINHGGTEMGQGLHTKMLQVAATTLGVPLERVRLAPTRTDKVPNTSATAASSGADLNGAAIKNACEQIRTRLEQVAGGKLGIGAHDVRFVDGRVRGLTFDSTSLSWEEVVNAAYFQRVQLWAAGFYRTEGLHWDANAMRGEPFKYFAYGVAASEVEVDGFTGAYTLRQVDIVHDVGDSLSPLIDIGQIEGGFVQGAGWLTLEDLRWDESNGPNRGRLATQAASTYKLPSFSEMPEIFNVRLLEKAHEDGAVYGSKAVGEPPLMLAFSVREALRQAAAAFGPAGTSVDLGCPATPEAVYWALEKARAGSTSPTSVSEG, encoded by the coding sequence ATGAGCTCGTTGTCGCTCCGTCCGGAGAACTCGATCGTCGGGCTGCCGTTGCCGCATGAGAGTGCCGCGCTGCATGTGACCGGCGAGGCGCTCTACACCGACGACCTCGTGCAGCGGACCCGTGACGTACTGCATGCCTGGCCGGTTCAGTCGCCGCATGCTCATGCGCGGATCCTGGATCTCCGGGTGAAGCCGGCGTACGACGTACCGGGCGTTGTCCGGGTGCTGACGTCGGAGGATGTGCCTGGGGTCAACGACGCCGGGGTGAAGCATGACGAGCCGCTGTTCCCGTCGGAGGCGATGTTTCACGGGCATGCGATCTGCTGGGTGCTCGGCGAGACGCTGGAGGCTGCGCGGCTTGGCGCTTTGGCGGTCGAGGTCGAGTACGAGGAACTGCCCTCGCTGGTGACCGTCCGCGAAGCGATTGCCGCGGGCAACTTCCAGGGGATCGGGCGGCATCTGGAGAACGGTGATGTCGAGGCCGCACTGAGCTCCGCGCCGCATGTCTTCGAGGGCGAGTTCGAGTTCGCCGGGCAGGAGCACTTCTACCTGGAGACCAACTCGGCGCTGGCCCTCATCGACGAGGGCGGCCAGATCTTCGTCCAGAGCAGCACGCAGCATCCGTCGGAGACGCAGGAGATCATCGCCCACGTGCTCGGCGTCGCGAGCCACGCGGTGACCGTCCAGTGCTTGCGGATGGGTGGCGGGTTTGGCGGCAAGGAGATGCAGCCGCACGGTTTCGCCGCCATCGCGGCGCTCGGCGCGACGTTGACCGGGCGGCCGGTGCGGCTGCGCCTCAACCGCACCCAGGACGTCACGATGACCGGCAAGCGGCACGGCTTCCACAGCTCGTGGCGGGTCGGCTTCGACGACGAGGGTCATCTCGTTGCCCTCGACGCAACGCTCACGGCCGATGGTGGCTGGAGTCTCGACCTGTCCGAGCCGGTGCTCGCCCGCGCGATGTGCCACATCGACAACGGGTACTCGATCCCCAACGTCCGCGTCGACGGCCGGATCGCCAAGACGAACAAGACGTCACAGACCGCCTTCCGCGGCTTCGGCGGGCCGCAGGGCATGCTCGTGATCGAGGACATCCTCGGCCGGTGCGCGCCGCAGCTCGGGTACGACGCGATGGAGCTGCGGCGGCGCAACTTCTACCAGTCCGGCGACAGTACGCCGTACGGGATGCCGGTACGTCATGCCGAGCGGCTCGAGGCGTGCTGGAGCGAGGTACTCGAAACCGGCGACATCGAACAGCGGAAGACCGAGATCGCGGAGTTCAACGCGACGCATCCGCACCTCAAGCGGGCGATCGCGATGACGCCGGTGAAGTTCGGCATCTCGTTCAACCTGACCGCGTTCAACCAGGCGGGCGCGCTGGTGCACGTCTACAAGGACGGCTCGGTGCTGATCAATCACGGCGGTACCGAGATGGGCCAAGGGCTGCACACCAAGATGTTGCAGGTGGCGGCGACGACGCTCGGTGTTCCGCTGGAACGGGTACGGCTGGCGCCGACGCGGACCGACAAGGTGCCCAACACCTCAGCCACGGCCGCGAGCTCGGGTGCCGACCTCAACGGTGCCGCGATCAAGAATGCCTGTGAGCAGATCCGCACGCGGCTCGAACAAGTTGCCGGGGGCAAGTTGGGAATCGGCGCGCACGACGTGCGGTTCGTGGATGGTCGCGTGCGTGGGCTGACCTTCGACAGTACGAGCCTGAGCTGGGAAGAGGTCGTCAACGCGGCGTACTTCCAGCGGGTGCAGTTGTGGGCGGCCGGCTTCTATCGGACCGAGGGGCTGCATTGGGATGCCAATGCGATGCGCGGGGAGCCGTTCAAGTACTTCGCGTATGGCGTTGCGGCCTCTGAGGTCGAGGTCGACGGCTTCACCGGCGCGTACACGTTGCGGCAGGTGGACATCGTCCATGACGTCGGCGACAGCCTCAGCCCGCTGATCGACATCGGGCAGATCGAGGGTGGATTCGTCCAGGGCGCCGGCTGGCTGACGCTGGAGGACCTGCGCTGGGACGAGAGCAATGGCCCGAACCGTGGACGGCTAGCCACCCAGGCAGCTAGCACGTACAAACTGCCGAGCTTCTCGGAGATGCCCGAGATCTTCAACGTCCGCCTACTGGAGAAGGCCCACGAAGACGGCGCGGTCTACGGCTCCAAAGCCGTCGGCGAACCGCCGCTGATGCTCGCCTTCTCAGTCCGCGAAGCGCTTCGCCAGGCAGCCGCAGCCTTCGGGCCAGCCGGCACAAGCGTCGACCTCGGCTGCCCCGCGACGCCGGAGGCGGTCTACTGGGCGCTCGAGAAGGCCCGAGCTGGCTCCACCTCCCCCACCAGCGTGAGTGAGGGGTGA
- the gcl gene encoding glyoxylate carboligase, protein MARMRAVDAAVLILEKEGATQAFGLPGAAINPFYSALKKHGGVKHVLARHVEAASHMAEGYTRAAYGNIGICIGTSGPAGTDMITGLYSASADSIPILCITGQAPVAKLHKEDFQAVDIASIAGPVAKWAVTVMEAAQVPGTFQRAFWLMREGRPGPVLVDLPIDVQLAEIEFDIDTYEPLPVLRPAATRAQAEKALEMLNSASRPLIVAGGGVINADAAGLLVEFAELVGVPVAPTLMGWGAIPDDHPLAAGMVGLQTSHRYGNATLLASDFVLGIGNRWANRHTGSISTYTEGRKIVHVDIEPTQIGRVLAPDYSIVSDARAALEVFIEVAREWALEGKLAGRWTWGEECRERRATLQRKTHFDAVPVKPQRVYEEMNRAFGPETRYVSTIGLSQIQAAQLLHVYRPRHWINAGQAGPLGWTVPAALGVAVADPESTVVALSGDYDFQFLIEELAVGAQFNIPYIHVVVNNSYLGLIRQAQRGLEMDYCVQLSFENLNSPELNGYGVDHVKVAEGLGCKALRVSEPDEILPALEQAKKLLDEFHVPVVVEVILERVTNVSMGTEIDSINEFEPLAETAEDAPTAVTTLAPGVLSAAAPASS, encoded by the coding sequence ATGGCTCGCATGCGCGCGGTCGATGCCGCAGTACTGATCCTGGAGAAGGAAGGTGCGACGCAGGCGTTCGGGTTGCCCGGTGCCGCGATCAATCCGTTCTACAGCGCTCTGAAGAAGCATGGCGGGGTTAAGCACGTGCTGGCTCGCCACGTCGAGGCTGCCTCGCACATGGCTGAGGGCTACACGCGGGCTGCCTACGGGAACATCGGCATCTGCATCGGTACGTCCGGCCCGGCGGGTACCGACATGATCACCGGCCTGTACTCCGCTTCGGCCGACTCGATCCCGATCCTGTGCATCACCGGGCAGGCGCCGGTGGCCAAGCTGCACAAGGAGGATTTCCAGGCGGTCGACATCGCTTCGATCGCCGGGCCGGTCGCCAAATGGGCGGTCACGGTGATGGAGGCGGCGCAGGTTCCGGGGACGTTCCAGCGGGCCTTCTGGTTGATGCGAGAGGGACGGCCGGGACCGGTGCTCGTTGACCTGCCGATCGATGTGCAGCTGGCGGAGATCGAGTTCGACATCGACACGTACGAACCACTGCCGGTACTCCGGCCTGCCGCGACTCGGGCTCAGGCGGAGAAGGCGCTGGAGATGCTCAACTCGGCCTCGCGGCCGCTGATTGTTGCTGGTGGTGGGGTGATCAACGCGGATGCGGCTGGGTTGCTGGTCGAGTTTGCCGAGCTGGTCGGTGTACCGGTCGCACCGACTCTGATGGGGTGGGGTGCGATTCCGGATGACCATCCGCTGGCGGCTGGGATGGTCGGGCTGCAGACTTCGCATCGGTACGGGAACGCGACGTTGCTGGCGTCCGACTTCGTGCTCGGGATCGGTAATCGGTGGGCCAACCGGCATACCGGTTCGATCTCCACGTACACCGAAGGTCGCAAGATCGTGCACGTCGATATCGAACCGACCCAGATCGGGCGGGTGCTGGCGCCGGACTACTCGATCGTGTCCGATGCGCGGGCTGCGCTGGAGGTCTTCATCGAGGTTGCTCGGGAATGGGCACTCGAAGGCAAGCTGGCTGGGCGCTGGACGTGGGGAGAGGAGTGCCGCGAGCGGCGGGCGACGTTGCAGCGGAAGACGCACTTCGATGCCGTGCCGGTGAAGCCGCAGCGCGTGTATGAGGAAATGAACCGGGCCTTCGGTCCGGAGACCCGGTACGTCAGCACGATCGGCTTGTCGCAAATCCAGGCCGCCCAGCTGCTGCATGTCTACCGCCCCCGCCACTGGATCAACGCCGGCCAGGCCGGTCCGTTGGGGTGGACCGTGCCGGCGGCGCTCGGTGTCGCGGTTGCCGATCCGGAGTCAACCGTCGTCGCGCTCTCGGGCGACTACGACTTCCAATTCCTGATCGAGGAGTTGGCGGTCGGCGCCCAGTTCAACATCCCGTACATCCACGTGGTGGTGAACAACTCTTACCTCGGCCTGATCCGCCAAGCCCAACGCGGCCTCGAAATGGACTACTGCGTCCAACTCTCCTTCGAAAACCTCAACAGCCCCGAACTCAACGGCTACGGCGTCGATCATGTGAAGGTCGCCGAGGGCTTGGGGTGCAAGGCGTTGCGGGTCTCCGAGCCCGACGAGATCCTGCCGGCCCTGGAACAAGCGAAGAAGCTGCTGGACGAGTTCCACGTCCCGGTCGTCGTCGAGGTCATCCTCGAACGAGTCACCAACGTCTCCATGGGCACCGAAATCGACAGCATCAACGAATTCGAGCCCCTCGCGGAAACTGCAGAGGACGCTCCCACAGCGGTCACCACACTCGCTCCGGGTGTGCTGTCGGCCGCCGCCCCAGCGAGTAGCTGA
- a CDS encoding PucR family transcriptional regulator, giving the protein MLLSELFEPPELRLRLLHAARGAYDRPIGRIITTDLLEPGTYLNGGELVLTGLVWRRSAKDSETFVASVAERGATTILAGAALLGEVPDDLLQACRRHQVTLVEVPKEIAFADVTEYVAAAGSAGTGARLSASLVRQRQLLSAIASGRSLDELTARISTEIDHDCRVITSTGRHVVPGPGPLDEDALNAITRRFLTADRTPAVADAASTSYSLFPIGSGLGNRLTAWLLVVDGDHTQWPRAHVEAVQELCAIAALDRVRRDEGRLALRPLVEDALSLVESGGPQAEVATRLRQAGVQVDRPMAVAVAELRDDGPVEVAHAVFEDVALTVGPAVVAAGRDGLLVALLPWSSELPDLLRHAFGRLDPGLAKARLAVGVSGETTVDALTGALEEARFAQRAALSGRTRVSVVTSDEVASHVLLLATVPDDVRRTYAHRVLGPVLEHDRRTRADLLATLTEFLAWSGSWSRTAESLHLHVNTVRYRIERVEQLTGRDLSNFEDRVDVFLALKSL; this is encoded by the coding sequence ATGCTGCTTTCAGAGCTGTTCGAGCCGCCCGAACTGCGGCTCCGGCTGCTGCACGCGGCCCGCGGCGCGTACGACCGCCCGATCGGCCGGATCATCACCACCGACCTGCTCGAACCCGGCACCTACCTCAACGGCGGCGAGCTGGTCCTCACCGGCCTGGTCTGGCGGCGCAGCGCCAAGGACAGCGAAACCTTCGTCGCATCAGTCGCCGAGCGGGGCGCGACCACGATCCTCGCGGGCGCCGCACTCCTCGGCGAGGTCCCCGACGACCTGCTCCAGGCCTGCCGCCGCCACCAGGTCACCCTCGTCGAGGTACCGAAAGAGATCGCTTTCGCCGACGTCACCGAGTACGTCGCAGCGGCCGGCTCAGCCGGTACCGGCGCCCGGCTCTCCGCAAGCCTCGTCCGCCAGCGCCAACTCCTCTCGGCGATCGCGTCAGGCCGCAGCCTCGACGAGCTGACCGCCCGGATCTCCACCGAGATCGACCACGACTGCCGCGTCATCACCTCCACCGGCAGGCACGTAGTACCAGGCCCCGGCCCACTCGACGAGGACGCGCTCAACGCGATCACCCGACGCTTCCTGACCGCAGATCGCACCCCAGCCGTCGCCGACGCAGCCAGTACGTCGTACAGCCTGTTCCCGATCGGATCAGGCCTCGGCAACCGCCTCACCGCCTGGCTACTCGTCGTCGACGGCGACCACACCCAGTGGCCCCGGGCGCACGTCGAAGCGGTCCAGGAACTGTGCGCCATCGCCGCTCTAGACCGGGTACGCCGCGACGAGGGTCGCCTCGCACTACGCCCGCTGGTCGAGGACGCGCTGAGCCTGGTCGAATCGGGCGGCCCCCAAGCCGAGGTCGCGACCCGGCTGCGGCAGGCCGGCGTACAGGTCGATCGTCCGATGGCTGTCGCCGTGGCCGAACTGCGGGACGACGGTCCGGTCGAGGTCGCCCACGCGGTCTTCGAGGACGTCGCCCTCACCGTGGGACCAGCGGTCGTCGCGGCCGGGCGGGACGGTCTTCTCGTCGCCCTGTTGCCGTGGTCGTCAGAGCTCCCCGATCTCCTCCGCCACGCCTTCGGCCGGCTCGATCCCGGCCTGGCCAAGGCGAGGCTCGCGGTCGGAGTCAGCGGCGAGACGACCGTCGACGCCTTGACCGGCGCGCTGGAGGAGGCACGTTTCGCCCAACGGGCGGCACTGTCCGGGCGTACCCGGGTCTCGGTGGTGACCTCCGACGAGGTCGCCTCGCACGTCCTGCTGCTCGCGACCGTGCCCGACGATGTCCGGCGCACCTACGCCCACCGGGTGCTCGGGCCGGTGCTCGAGCACGATCGCCGCACCCGCGCAGACCTGCTTGCCACGCTGACGGAGTTCCTGGCCTGGTCGGGCTCCTGGTCCCGTACCGCGGAGTCGTTGCACCTGCACGTCAACACGGTTCGTTACCGGATCGAACGCGTCGAGCAACTGACCGGTCGCGATCTGTCGAACTTCGAGGACCGGGTCGACGTGTTCCTCGCCCTCAAGTCGCTCTGA